In Labilibaculum sp. DW002, one genomic interval encodes:
- the dnaG gene encoding DNA primase, with product MIDQSTVQRIFDTAQIDEVVSDFVTLRKRGVNFLGLCPFHNEKTPSFTVSPAKGIYKCFGCGKGGNSVNFVMEHEHLDYVGALKYLGKKYHIDIVEEELSPEQEQRKNDRESMMIVNSFAQKYFTENLYQSEEGIAVGMSYMKQRGFREDVIKKFQVGFCLDNWNAFSNSATQAGYKKEFLVKTGLSIDKEKGLIDRFKGRVIFPIHGIAGRTLGFGGRILKKDPKAAKYLNSPESEVYHKSRILYGIYQAKKSMVQNDKCYLVEGYTDVISFHQAGIENVVASSGTALTADQVRLVKRFTNNMTIIYDGDPAGIKASLRGIDLVLEQELNVKVLLLPEGEDPDSFSRTMSSSELIQYIEKNETDFIVFKTNLLLADAKNDPVKRANLIIDIVRSIAIIPDNIVRAVYVRECSSILNVDETVLYNEINKIIHKVKEDTWKKDQRSNLPEDQSPQQFAESSAFLRSANECDLEERALVRTLLNFGGEILFSDKDEAGKEEQMLVGEYIISEIMSDELESVNPLYKLVFDQYSENLKNASFNSKTFFRDHSNEKVSQLAADILSEPHQLSGLWTRNESVIESEEMKLKEIVPKLVNEYKGKKVRLLMKEVMQEMQKAQETKDSDRMMELMKQKMVLDQIKNAIDKELGGRTIS from the coding sequence ATGATTGATCAATCAACAGTACAAAGAATTTTTGATACAGCTCAAATTGACGAAGTTGTTTCCGATTTTGTTACACTTCGTAAACGAGGTGTCAATTTTTTGGGTTTGTGTCCATTCCATAACGAGAAAACACCATCATTTACAGTATCACCTGCCAAAGGTATTTATAAGTGTTTTGGTTGTGGAAAGGGAGGTAACTCGGTTAATTTTGTAATGGAGCATGAGCACTTGGATTATGTAGGTGCTTTAAAATACCTTGGAAAAAAATATCATATCGATATCGTTGAAGAAGAACTGTCTCCTGAGCAAGAACAAAGAAAGAACGACAGAGAGAGTATGATGATTGTCAACTCTTTTGCACAAAAATATTTCACTGAGAACCTTTACCAAAGCGAAGAAGGTATTGCTGTTGGAATGAGTTATATGAAACAGCGTGGTTTTCGTGAGGATGTAATCAAAAAATTCCAAGTTGGTTTTTGCCTTGATAATTGGAATGCTTTTTCGAATAGTGCCACACAAGCAGGATATAAAAAAGAATTTCTTGTTAAAACAGGATTGAGTATCGATAAGGAAAAAGGCTTAATTGACCGTTTTAAAGGACGCGTTATTTTTCCAATTCATGGAATTGCCGGTAGAACACTTGGTTTTGGAGGGCGTATTTTAAAGAAAGATCCTAAGGCTGCTAAATATTTGAATTCTCCTGAGTCTGAAGTATATCACAAGAGTCGTATTCTATATGGTATCTATCAGGCTAAAAAAAGCATGGTACAGAATGATAAATGCTATTTGGTTGAAGGTTATACCGATGTCATTTCTTTTCATCAGGCGGGTATCGAGAATGTTGTTGCTTCTTCGGGAACAGCTCTTACTGCCGATCAAGTTCGATTAGTAAAACGCTTTACCAATAATATGACTATCATTTATGATGGTGATCCTGCTGGGATAAAAGCCTCTCTTAGAGGAATCGATTTGGTTTTGGAACAGGAATTGAATGTGAAAGTGCTACTTCTGCCGGAAGGTGAAGATCCAGATTCTTTTTCAAGAACGATGAGTTCTTCCGAACTGATACAATATATAGAGAAGAACGAAACTGACTTTATCGTATTTAAAACGAATTTACTTTTAGCCGATGCTAAAAATGATCCGGTTAAACGAGCTAATCTTATTATAGATATTGTGCGTTCAATTGCTATTATACCTGATAATATTGTTCGAGCGGTTTATGTACGCGAATGCAGCAGTATTCTTAATGTAGATGAAACGGTATTGTACAACGAAATCAATAAAATAATCCATAAAGTAAAAGAAGATACTTGGAAAAAAGATCAGAGATCTAATCTTCCAGAAGATCAATCGCCACAACAATTTGCAGAAAGCTCAGCTTTTCTTCGTTCGGCAAATGAATGTGATCTCGAAGAGAGAGCTTTGGTGCGAACATTACTAAATTTTGGTGGTGAAATTTTGTTCAGCGATAAGGACGAAGCAGGCAAGGAAGAACAAATGTTGGTTGGAGAATACATTATATCGGAAATAATGAGCGACGAATTAGAGTCGGTTAATCCTTTATACAAGTTGGTCTTTGATCAATACAGCGAAAACCTCAAGAACGCTTCTTTTAATTCCAAGACATTTTTTCGAGATCATAGCAATGAGAAAGTAAGTCAATTGGCTGCCGATATTTTAAGTGAGCCACATCAATTAAGTGGTTTATGGACAAGAAACGAAAGTGTCATCGAATCGGAAGAGATGAAATTAAAAGAAATCGTGCCTAAACTGGTGAACGAATACAAAGGAAAGAAGGTTCGTTTGTTAATGAAAGAAGTTATGCAGGAAATGCAAAAAGCACAAGAAACAAAAGATTCTGACCGAATGATGGAGCTAATGAAGCAAAAAATGGTCTTGGATCAAATTAAAAATGCCATTGATAAAGAATTGGGCGGAAGAACCATATCATAG